TATTAAAAGAAACGGATCAGTAAGAGTAATCTGCAAGAATCCAAAACATAAACAACGTCAAGGTTAAACCAAATTTAGGAGATAAATAGTTTGGCTCGAATCGCAGGAATTGATTTACCAAAACAGAAAAAAACTTTTATAGGGTTGACTTATATTTACGGGATTGGTCGTCATACTTCTATGCAAATTTTAGAAAAAGCGAAAGTAGACCCACATAAGAGAATTGCTGAATTAACTGAAGAAGAAGTTGCCAAAATTAGAGCAATTATGACAGCTGATTTAAAAGTTGAAGGTGCTTTAAGAAGTGAAGTTCAGCAGAATATTAAAAGACTTATGGATATTGGGACCTATCGTGGAATTAGGCACAGAAAAGGTTTACCGGTAAGAGGACAAAGAACAAAAACCAATTCTAGAACTAGAAAAGGTAAGAAAAGAACCGTTGCGGGTAAAAAGAAACCAGGTCTCAAGTAATATAAATTAAATTTTTAAGGAGTTTTATCTTGGCTAAAGTTACAAGAAAATCTAAAAAGAAAATTCACGTTGATGCTGTAGGAGTTGCGCATATAAAAGCATCATTTAACAATGTTATTGTAACAATTACTGATGTTTATGGAAATACCATTTCTTGGTCATCGGCTGGTAAAAATGGATTTAAAGGATCGAGAAAAAATACTCCTTTTGCAGCTCAAGTAACTTCTGAAGTTGCAGCAAAAGAAGCTCATGATCTAGGTTTAAAAAGAGTAGATGTTTTTATAAAAGGTCCAGGTTCCGGTAGAGATGCAGCAATTAGAGCATTAAATACTGCTGGTTTGCATATAATGTCAATTAAAGATATAACACCTATTCCGCACAATGGATGTAGACCACCAAAACGTAGAAGAGTATAATTAAAAGGAAATAATATAGATGGCAAGATATACCGGCCCTAAAGCAAAATTGGTTAGAAAGTTTGGAGAAAATATTTTTGGTAACCCCAAATTTGATAAAATTTTAGGCAATAAACCATATGGTCCAGGTCAACATGGTGCTGGAAGAAAAAGAGTTTCAGATTATGGTTTACAGTTAAAAGAAAAACAAAAATTAAAAATTATGTACGGGCTTTTTGAAAGACAGTTTAGAAACTTGTTCAAAAAAGCAGAAAGAATGCGTGGCATTACTGGTGAAAATCTTCTACAATTATTGGAAAGAAGACTTGATAATACTGTATTTCGTTTGGGATTTGCTACTTCAAGAGCTCAAGCCCGCCAATTGGTTCTTCACAGACACTTTAATGTAAATGGAAAACTTGTAAATATTCCATCATACATATTAAAAGTTGGCGATGTAATAAGTGTAAAAGAACAGAGTAAAAAAATGGATGTTTTTCATAATGCGTTAAGAATAAGAAAAACAAATCCATATGAGTGGATTGAAATTGAAAAAGCTAATCTCTCTGGAAAATTACTCAAACTTCCAGAAAGAAGCGAAATTCCAGTAAATGTAAACGAGCAATTAATAGTTGAGTTATACTCAAAATAATTGTAATTAAATAAGAAATTCAAATTAGAGGATATTAAATGAGTTATCCCTTTATTAAAATGCCAGATGGTGTTATTTTAGATGAAGCTTCATCAAATCAGAAATATGGCAAATTCACTATCCAACCTTTAGAAAGAGGTTTTGGTGTAACTTTAGGCACGGCTTTCAGAAGAGTTTTACTATCTTCTTTAACTGGTGCTGCAATTACAGCAATAAAAGTTGATGGTGTTTTGCATGAGTTTACAACTATTCCGGGCGTTGTTGAAGATGTAGCAGAAATTATTCTAAACTTAAAGCGAGTTAGAATAACAGTAATTAATAAGCAAACTAATAAACTTGACATATCTTTATCCGGACCGTGTGAATTTAAAGCTGGCGATTTATTGAAAAGCTGTCCAGATATTGAAATTCTAAATCCAGAAGAACATATTGCAACCTTGAGTGACGGTGCAAAATTAACAATGGAAATTCGTTTTGGATTTGGAAAAGGTTATGTGCCAGCAGCAAAACAAACTATTCCGGATCAAACAATCGGAATAATTCCAATCGATTCAATATTTTCACCTATTGAAAATGTTAAATATGAAATTGAGAACGTAAGAATTGGCGAAAGCAATGAATATGAAAAGTTAGTTTTAGAAGTTATGACAGACGGTTCAATTAC
The nucleotide sequence above comes from Ignavibacteriota bacterium. Encoded proteins:
- the rpsM gene encoding 30S ribosomal protein S13: MARIAGIDLPKQKKTFIGLTYIYGIGRHTSMQILEKAKVDPHKRIAELTEEEVAKIRAIMTADLKVEGALRSEVQQNIKRLMDIGTYRGIRHRKGLPVRGQRTKTNSRTRKGKKRTVAGKKKPGLK
- the rpsK gene encoding 30S ribosomal protein S11 encodes the protein MAKVTRKSKKKIHVDAVGVAHIKASFNNVIVTITDVYGNTISWSSAGKNGFKGSRKNTPFAAQVTSEVAAKEAHDLGLKRVDVFIKGPGSGRDAAIRALNTAGLHIMSIKDITPIPHNGCRPPKRRRV
- the rpmJ gene encoding 50S ribosomal protein L36, with amino-acid sequence MKVRASVKKMCDNCKIIKRNGSVRVICKNPKHKQRQG
- a CDS encoding DNA-directed RNA polymerase subunit alpha, with amino-acid sequence MSYPFIKMPDGVILDEASSNQKYGKFTIQPLERGFGVTLGTAFRRVLLSSLTGAAITAIKVDGVLHEFTTIPGVVEDVAEIILNLKRVRITVINKQTNKLDISLSGPCEFKAGDLLKSCPDIEILNPEEHIATLSDGAKLTMEIRFGFGKGYVPAAKQTIPDQTIGIIPIDSIFSPIENVKYEIENVRIGESNEYEKLVLEVMTDGSITPEEAMSGAGVILRDHINMFINFDVEQEEDKVDNEKDLEFERIRKILITNVDDLELSVRSHNCLKAANIKTMGDLVRKDESEMLKFRNFGRKSLAELMEIVDQYNLEFGMDVDKYINDKSDNN
- the rpsD gene encoding 30S ribosomal protein S4, which encodes MARYTGPKAKLVRKFGENIFGNPKFDKILGNKPYGPGQHGAGRKRVSDYGLQLKEKQKLKIMYGLFERQFRNLFKKAERMRGITGENLLQLLERRLDNTVFRLGFATSRAQARQLVLHRHFNVNGKLVNIPSYILKVGDVISVKEQSKKMDVFHNALRIRKTNPYEWIEIEKANLSGKLLKLPERSEIPVNVNEQLIVELYSK